CTCTCCTACTTCCTACTTTCAGGAGGAAATAGTAGGCAAGTAGGTAGTAGGAAAGGGATAAAGGATGTGCACGGTATTCCTCTTCTGGGGACAATGTCTCCCCTTTCCTACTTCCCTACTTTCCTACAGGCTGAATAGTTACTAAATCAGATAACAGAAAAAATTATTGGTGCAGCAATTGAAATACATAAGACATTAGGTCCAGGTCTATTAGAAATGGAATTAAGCGTATAGCCAATAGATTTTAATTTTTTCTCTGTGTCTCCGCGTCTCTGCGGTGAATAGTTACTTTTTACTTTCAATTTATCACTTTTTTCAAAAATCTATTGACCTGGATGAAGATTTATGGTATATTCTCTTTATATTGCCAAAAGGATAATGAAAATAAATGAAAAATCTTCTTCTAATTACTTCTGATTTTCCTCCATCAGGAAGAAGTAGCACAATGAGGGTGTTAAATTTTTCTAAATATTTGCCTGAATATAACTGGAGGACGGTCATATTAACTATAAAAGAAAACTATTATGATGCTTTCTCTATTCCCACTGAGATGTCTTTGTGGGGAAAAGTAGATAAAAATCTCAAGATTTATCGAACAAGAATAATTAGCTCATTTAATTTGCTTATCAGGATAAAAAATTGTTTTTTGAAAAACAAAGGAAGAGATAATCTTAAAACAAAAGATATTATCGATGATACCCCGAAAAAAGAGAAAAAGGGTGGCGTAATAGATAAGATATTTTTTTATATCTCAGATATTCTGACTCTGCCTGATAAATACATCGGGTGGTTACCATTTGCTTTATTTCAAGGCATCAAGGTAATAAGAAAAGAAAAGATAGATATTATTTATTCAACCGCTCCTCCTAAAACAGCCCATTTAATTGGTTATATGCTAAAAAAGTTAACCGGCAAACCATGGATTGCGGATTTCAGAGACCCCTGGACACTTAGTTATGCCTTTGATGAAAAAGCCTCATGGAAAGGACGAAGAAAAATAGAGGAATTTATGGAAAGGGAAATTGTTAAATATGCCGATAAAGTCATTTCTATTTCAGATGTGCTTACACAAAAACTCTGTGCAAAATATTTCAATATAGAAAAGGAGAAATTTATCACCATTACTAATGGATTTGACCCGGATGA
The sequence above is drawn from the bacterium genome and encodes:
- a CDS encoding GxxExxY protein, whose product is MTEKIIGAAIEIHKTLGPGLLEMELSV
- a CDS encoding glycosyltransferase family 4 protein; this translates as MKNLLLITSDFPPSGRSSTMRVLNFSKYLPEYNWRTVILTIKENYYDAFSIPTEMSLWGKVDKNLKIYRTRIISSFNLLIRIKNCFLKNKGRDNLKTKDIIDDTPKKEKKGGVIDKIFFYISDILTLPDKYIGWLPFALFQGIKVIRKEKIDIIYSTAPPKTAHLIGYMLKKLTGKPWIADFRDPWTLSYAFDEKASWKGRRKIEEFMEREIVKYADKVISISDVLTQKLCAKYFNIEKEKFITITNGFDPDDFKGITLERLSEKFTMSYIGSFYRGRTPEYFLKALTELIEENQGIEKEISVIFLGEILEEEYKTLVNGFKWDKILKIINWLPHNEAIRYMSSSDVLILFIQKQDNMTDYIVTGKIFEYLAAKKPILALVPSTGVAAEIIRKTNTGVVVEPDNPQEIKKAIIELYNKYKEKSLKLEGISAEIDKFSYERLGLNLTEILNSILSSKGNKNGE